The Niastella koreensis GR20-10 genome includes a window with the following:
- the pnuC gene encoding nicotinamide riboside transporter PnuC, translating into MMHFFDIGNIAVSVMGYPISWVELIGTLFGLISVFYASRANILTWPTGIINELFLFILFFQVQLYADMFLQVYFFIVTIYGWYNWKTNTVEKKVSATTAKGRLVLIAATAVGTVAFGYLFQHIHILLPAYFKTPAAYPFADSFVMILSILATILLARKKLENWVLWITGDVVCVVLYFKKQIYFLSLEYLIFLGLASYGLYHWNKTMKNG; encoded by the coding sequence ATGATGCATTTTTTCGATATCGGGAATATTGCTGTCTCAGTTATGGGCTATCCCATCAGCTGGGTAGAACTGATCGGCACCCTGTTTGGGCTGATCTCCGTGTTCTACGCTTCCCGGGCAAATATTCTGACCTGGCCCACGGGCATCATTAATGAATTGTTTTTGTTTATCCTGTTCTTCCAGGTGCAGTTGTATGCAGATATGTTTTTACAGGTGTACTTTTTTATTGTTACCATCTATGGCTGGTATAACTGGAAAACCAACACTGTTGAAAAGAAAGTCTCTGCTACCACAGCTAAAGGCAGGTTAGTACTTATTGCAGCTACCGCAGTGGGCACTGTGGCGTTTGGTTACCTGTTTCAGCATATTCATATTTTGTTGCCCGCCTATTTTAAAACACCGGCAGCTTATCCATTCGCCGATTCCTTTGTTATGATCTTAAGTATTCTTGCTACCATCTTATTGGCAAGAAAAAAGCTGGAGAACTGGGTGTTATGGATTACGGGGGATGTGGTGTGCGTGGTGTTGTATTTCAAAAAGCAAATCTATTTTCTTTCCCTTGAGTACCTGATTTTTTTAGGGTTAGCGTCATATGGCTTGTATCACTGGAACAAAACAATGAAAAATGGTTAA